One genomic segment of Macaca fascicularis isolate 582-1 chromosome 19, T2T-MFA8v1.1 includes these proteins:
- the DHPS gene encoding deoxyhypusine synthase isoform X1, producing MEGSPEREAPAAALAAVLKHSSTLPPESTQVRGYDFNRGVDYRALLKAFGTTGFQATNFGRAVQQVNAMIEKKLEPLSQDEDQHADLTQSRRPLTGCTIFLGYTSNLISSGIRETIRYLVQHNMVDVLVTTAGGVEEDLIKCLAPTYLGEFSLRGKELRENGINRIGNLLVPNDNYCKFEDWLMPILDQMVLEQNTEGVKWTPSKMIARLGKEINNPESVYYWAQKNHIPVFSPALTDGSLGDMIFFHSYKNPGLVLDIVEDLRLINTQAIFAKGTGMIILGGGVVKHHIANANLMRNGADYAVYINTAQEFDGSDSGARPDEAVSWGKIRVDAQPVKVYADASLVFPLLVAETFAQKIDAFMHEKNED from the exons ATGGAAGGTTCCCCGGAACGGGAGGCGCCAGCGGCGGCGCTGGCCGCCGTGCTAAAGCACAGCTCGACGTTGCCGCCCGAAAGCACCCAGGTTCGGGGCTACGACTTCAACCGCGGTGTGGATTACCGCGCGCTGCTGAAAGCCTTCGGCACCACCGGCTTCCAGGCCACCAACTTCGGGCGCGCTGTACAGCAAGTCAATGCCATG ATCGAGAAGAAGCTGGAACCACTGTCACAGGATGAAGACCAGCATGCAGACCTGACCCAGAGCCGCCGCCCACTTACCGGCTGCACCATTTTCCTGGGATATACATCCAACCTCATCAGTTCAGGCATCCGTGAGACCATTCGCTACCTTGTGCAGCACAACATG GTGGATGTATTGGTGACCACAGCTGGCGGCGTGGAGGAGGACCTCATCAAGTGCCTGGCGCCCACATACTTGGGCGAGTTTAGCCTCAGGGGGAAGGAGCTCCGGGAGAACGGAATCAATAG GATCGGAAACCTGCTGGTGCCCAATGACAATTACTGCAAGTTTGAGGACTGGCTGATGCCCATTCTGGACCAGATGGTGCTGGAGCAGAACacagag GGTGTAAAGTGGACGCCTTCTAAGATGATCGCCCGGCTGGGCAAGGAGATCAACAACCCAGAGTCCGTGTATTACTGGGCCCAGAAG AACCACATCCCTGTGTTTAGTCCCGCACTTACAGACGGCTCGCTGGGCGACATGATCTTCTTCCATTCCTACAAGAACCCGGGCCTGGTCCTGGACATCGTTGAGG ACCTGAGGCTCATCAACACGCAGGCCATCTTTGCCAAGGGCACTGGGATGATCATTCTGGGCGGGGGCGTGGTCAAGCACCACATCGCCAATGCCAACCTCATG CGGAACGGGGCCGACTATGCTGTCTACATCAAcacagcccaggagtttgatggcTCCGACTCGGGTGCCCGACCAGACGAGGCTGTCTCCTGGGGCAAGATCCGGGTAGATGCACAGCCCGTCAAG GTCTATGCCGACGCTTCCCTGGTCTTCCCCCTGCTCGTGGCTGAAACCTTTGCCCAGAAGATAGATGCCTTCATGCATGAGAAGAACGAGGACTGA
- the DHPS gene encoding deoxyhypusine synthase isoform X2, whose translation MVDVLVTTAGGVEEDLIKCLAPTYLGEFSLRGKELRENGINRIGNLLVPNDNYCKFEDWLMPILDQMVLEQNTEGVKWTPSKMIARLGKEINNPESVYYWAQKNHIPVFSPALTDGSLGDMIFFHSYKNPGLVLDIVEDLRLINTQAIFAKGTGMIILGGGVVKHHIANANLMRNGADYAVYINTAQEFDGSDSGARPDEAVSWGKIRVDAQPVKVYADASLVFPLLVAETFAQKIDAFMHEKNED comes from the exons ATG GTGGATGTATTGGTGACCACAGCTGGCGGCGTGGAGGAGGACCTCATCAAGTGCCTGGCGCCCACATACTTGGGCGAGTTTAGCCTCAGGGGGAAGGAGCTCCGGGAGAACGGAATCAATAG GATCGGAAACCTGCTGGTGCCCAATGACAATTACTGCAAGTTTGAGGACTGGCTGATGCCCATTCTGGACCAGATGGTGCTGGAGCAGAACacagag GGTGTAAAGTGGACGCCTTCTAAGATGATCGCCCGGCTGGGCAAGGAGATCAACAACCCAGAGTCCGTGTATTACTGGGCCCAGAAG AACCACATCCCTGTGTTTAGTCCCGCACTTACAGACGGCTCGCTGGGCGACATGATCTTCTTCCATTCCTACAAGAACCCGGGCCTGGTCCTGGACATCGTTGAGG ACCTGAGGCTCATCAACACGCAGGCCATCTTTGCCAAGGGCACTGGGATGATCATTCTGGGCGGGGGCGTGGTCAAGCACCACATCGCCAATGCCAACCTCATG CGGAACGGGGCCGACTATGCTGTCTACATCAAcacagcccaggagtttgatggcTCCGACTCGGGTGCCCGACCAGACGAGGCTGTCTCCTGGGGCAAGATCCGGGTAGATGCACAGCCCGTCAAG GTCTATGCCGACGCTTCCCTGGTCTTCCCCCTGCTCGTGGCTGAAACCTTTGCCCAGAAGATAGATGCCTTCATGCATGAGAAGAACGAGGACTGA
- the DHPS gene encoding deoxyhypusine synthase isoform X3 has translation MEGSPEREAPAAALAAVLKHSSTLPPESTQVRGYDFNRGVDYRALLKAFGTTGFQATNFGRAVQQVNAMNHIPVFSPALTDGSLGDMIFFHSYKNPGLVLDIVEDLRLINTQAIFAKGTGMIILGGGVVKHHIANANLMRNGADYAVYINTAQEFDGSDSGARPDEAVSWGKIRVDAQPVKVYADASLVFPLLVAETFAQKIDAFMHEKNED, from the exons ATGGAAGGTTCCCCGGAACGGGAGGCGCCAGCGGCGGCGCTGGCCGCCGTGCTAAAGCACAGCTCGACGTTGCCGCCCGAAAGCACCCAGGTTCGGGGCTACGACTTCAACCGCGGTGTGGATTACCGCGCGCTGCTGAAAGCCTTCGGCACCACCGGCTTCCAGGCCACCAACTTCGGGCGCGCTGTACAGCAAGTCAATGCCATG AACCACATCCCTGTGTTTAGTCCCGCACTTACAGACGGCTCGCTGGGCGACATGATCTTCTTCCATTCCTACAAGAACCCGGGCCTGGTCCTGGACATCGTTGAGG ACCTGAGGCTCATCAACACGCAGGCCATCTTTGCCAAGGGCACTGGGATGATCATTCTGGGCGGGGGCGTGGTCAAGCACCACATCGCCAATGCCAACCTCATG CGGAACGGGGCCGACTATGCTGTCTACATCAAcacagcccaggagtttgatggcTCCGACTCGGGTGCCCGACCAGACGAGGCTGTCTCCTGGGGCAAGATCCGGGTAGATGCACAGCCCGTCAAG GTCTATGCCGACGCTTCCCTGGTCTTCCCCCTGCTCGTGGCTGAAACCTTTGCCCAGAAGATAGATGCCTTCATGCATGAGAAGAACGAGGACTGA
- the WDR83 gene encoding WD repeat domain-containing protein 83 isoform X4 gives MRPAPLTTAVSAPAAGTRRWFCGMWHQDRSCANSGAMQGSVDGRMRRYDLRMGQLFSDYVGSPITCTCFSRDGQCTLVSSLDSTLRLLDKDTGELLGEYKGHKNQEYKLDCCLSERDTHVVSCSEDGKVFFWDLVEGALALALPVGHGVVQSLAYHPTEPCLLTAMGGSVQCWREETYEAEDGAG, from the exons ATGCGGCCGG CTCCTTTGACAACAGCAGTCTCTGCTCCGGCGGCGGGGACAAGGCGGTGGTTCTGTGGGATGTGGCATCAGGACAGGTCGTGCGCAAATTCCGGGGCCATGCAGGG CTCCGTGGATGGCCGCATGAGACGCTATGACCTGAGGATGGGCCAGCTCTTCTCAGACTACGTGGGCA GCCCCATCACCTGCACCTGCTTCAGCCGGGATGGGCAGTGCACCCTGGTGTCCAGTCTGGACTCCACATTGCGGCTCCTGGACAAAGACACAGGGGAGCTGCTGGGCGA GTACAAGGGCCATAAGAACCAGGAGTACAAGCTGGACTGCTGCCTAAGCGAGCGTGACACACATGTGGTCAGCTGCTCTGAGGACGGGAAGGTGTTCTTCTGGGACCTGGTGGAG GGTgccctggctctggccctgcctgtgGGTCATGGCGTGGTGCAGTCGTTGGCCTACCACCCCACAGAGCCCTGCCTGCTGACCGCCATGGGGGGCAGCGTCCAGTGCTGGCGGGAAGAGACCTATGAGGCAGAGGATGGAGCAGGCTGA
- the WDR83 gene encoding WD repeat domain-containing protein 83 isoform X1, with product MAFPEPKPRPPELPQKRLKTLDCGQGAVRAVRFNVDGNYCLTCGSDKTLKLWNPLRGTLLRTYSGHGYEVLDAAGSFDNSSLCSGGGDKAVVLWDVASGQVVRKFRGHAGKVNTVQFNEEATVILSGSIDSSIRCWDCRSRRPEPVQTLDEARDGVSSVKVSDHEVLTGSVDGRMRRYDLRMGQLFSDYVGSPITCTCFSRDGQCTLVSSLDSTLRLLDKDTGELLGEYKGHKNQEYKLDCCLSERDTHVVSCSEDGKVFFWDLVEGALALALPVGHGVVQSLAYHPTEPCLLTAMGGSVQCWREETYEAEDGAG from the exons ATGGCTTTCCCTGAGCCAAAGCCGCGGCCTCCGGAGCTGCCGCAGAAACGGTTGAAGACGCTGGACTGCGGGCAAGGGGCGGTGCGAGCCGTACGATTTAATG TGGATGGCAATTACTGCCTGACGTGCGGCAGTGACAAGACCCTGAAGCTATGGAACCCGCTTCGGGGGACGCTGCTGCGGACGTACAGCGGCCACGGCTACGAGGTGCTGGATGCGGCCGG CTCCTTTGACAACAGCAGTCTCTGCTCCGGCGGCGGGGACAAGGCGGTGGTTCTGTGGGATGTGGCATCAGGACAGGTCGTGCGCAAATTCCGGGGCCATGCAGGG AAGGTGAACACGGTGCAGTTTAATGAAGAGGCCACAGTTATCCTGTCCG GCTCTATTGATTCCAGTATCCGCTGTTGGGATTGCCGCTCACGGAGGCCTGAGCCAGTGCAAACGCTGGATGAGGCCAGAGATGGCGTGTCCAGTGTGAAGGTGTCAGACCACGAGGTCCTGACAGG CTCCGTGGATGGCCGCATGAGACGCTATGACCTGAGGATGGGCCAGCTCTTCTCAGACTACGTGGGCA GCCCCATCACCTGCACCTGCTTCAGCCGGGATGGGCAGTGCACCCTGGTGTCCAGTCTGGACTCCACATTGCGGCTCCTGGACAAAGACACAGGGGAGCTGCTGGGCGA GTACAAGGGCCATAAGAACCAGGAGTACAAGCTGGACTGCTGCCTAAGCGAGCGTGACACACATGTGGTCAGCTGCTCTGAGGACGGGAAGGTGTTCTTCTGGGACCTGGTGGAG GGTgccctggctctggccctgcctgtgGGTCATGGCGTGGTGCAGTCGTTGGCCTACCACCCCACAGAGCCCTGCCTGCTGACCGCCATGGGGGGCAGCGTCCAGTGCTGGCGGGAAGAGACCTATGAGGCAGAGGATGGAGCAGGCTGA
- the WDR83 gene encoding WD repeat domain-containing protein 83 isoform X2, which produces MEPASGDAAADVQRPRLRAPLTTAVSAPAAGTRRWFCGMWHQDRSCANSGAMQGSVDGRMRRYDLRMGQLFSDYVGSPITCTCFSRDGQCTLVSSLDSTLRLLDKDTGELLGEYKGHKNQEYKLDCCLSERDTHVVSCSEDGKVFFWDLVEGALALALPVGHGVVQSLAYHPTEPCLLTAMGGSVQCWREETYEAEDGAG; this is translated from the exons ATGGAACCCGCTTCGGGGGACGCTGCTGCGGACGTACAGCGGCCACGGCTACGAG CTCCTTTGACAACAGCAGTCTCTGCTCCGGCGGCGGGGACAAGGCGGTGGTTCTGTGGGATGTGGCATCAGGACAGGTCGTGCGCAAATTCCGGGGCCATGCAGGG CTCCGTGGATGGCCGCATGAGACGCTATGACCTGAGGATGGGCCAGCTCTTCTCAGACTACGTGGGCA GCCCCATCACCTGCACCTGCTTCAGCCGGGATGGGCAGTGCACCCTGGTGTCCAGTCTGGACTCCACATTGCGGCTCCTGGACAAAGACACAGGGGAGCTGCTGGGCGA GTACAAGGGCCATAAGAACCAGGAGTACAAGCTGGACTGCTGCCTAAGCGAGCGTGACACACATGTGGTCAGCTGCTCTGAGGACGGGAAGGTGTTCTTCTGGGACCTGGTGGAG GGTgccctggctctggccctgcctgtgGGTCATGGCGTGGTGCAGTCGTTGGCCTACCACCCCACAGAGCCCTGCCTGCTGACCGCCATGGGGGGCAGCGTCCAGTGCTGGCGGGAAGAGACCTATGAGGCAGAGGATGGAGCAGGCTGA
- the WDR83 gene encoding WD repeat domain-containing protein 83 isoform X3, protein MAFPEPKPRPPELPQKRLKTLDCGQGAVRAVRFNVDGNYCLTCGSDKTLKLWNPLRGTLLRTYSGHGYEVLDAAGSFDNSSLCSGGGDKAVVLWDVASGQVVRKFRGHAGKVNTVQFNEEATVILSGSIDSSIRCWDCRSRRPEPVQTLDEARDGVSSVKVSDHEVLTGVPWLWPCLWVMAWCSRWPTTPQSPAC, encoded by the exons ATGGCTTTCCCTGAGCCAAAGCCGCGGCCTCCGGAGCTGCCGCAGAAACGGTTGAAGACGCTGGACTGCGGGCAAGGGGCGGTGCGAGCCGTACGATTTAATG TGGATGGCAATTACTGCCTGACGTGCGGCAGTGACAAGACCCTGAAGCTATGGAACCCGCTTCGGGGGACGCTGCTGCGGACGTACAGCGGCCACGGCTACGAGGTGCTGGATGCGGCCGG CTCCTTTGACAACAGCAGTCTCTGCTCCGGCGGCGGGGACAAGGCGGTGGTTCTGTGGGATGTGGCATCAGGACAGGTCGTGCGCAAATTCCGGGGCCATGCAGGG AAGGTGAACACGGTGCAGTTTAATGAAGAGGCCACAGTTATCCTGTCCG GCTCTATTGATTCCAGTATCCGCTGTTGGGATTGCCGCTCACGGAGGCCTGAGCCAGTGCAAACGCTGGATGAGGCCAGAGATGGCGTGTCCAGTGTGAAGGTGTCAGACCACGAGGTCCTGACAGG GGTgccctggctctggccctgcctgtgGGTCATGGCGTGGTGCAGTCGTTGGCCTACCACCCCACAGAGCCCTGCCTGCTGA
- the WDR83 gene encoding WD repeat domain-containing protein 83 isoform X5 produces the protein MAFPEPKPRPPELPQKRLKTLDCGQGAVRAVRFNVDGNYCLTCGSDKTLKLWNPLRGTLLRTYSGHGYEVLDAAGSFDNSSLCSGGGDKAVVLWDVASGQVVRKFRGHAGGALALALPVGHGVVQSLAYHPTEPCLLTAMGGSVQCWREETYEAEDGAG, from the exons ATGGCTTTCCCTGAGCCAAAGCCGCGGCCTCCGGAGCTGCCGCAGAAACGGTTGAAGACGCTGGACTGCGGGCAAGGGGCGGTGCGAGCCGTACGATTTAATG TGGATGGCAATTACTGCCTGACGTGCGGCAGTGACAAGACCCTGAAGCTATGGAACCCGCTTCGGGGGACGCTGCTGCGGACGTACAGCGGCCACGGCTACGAGGTGCTGGATGCGGCCGG CTCCTTTGACAACAGCAGTCTCTGCTCCGGCGGCGGGGACAAGGCGGTGGTTCTGTGGGATGTGGCATCAGGACAGGTCGTGCGCAAATTCCGGGGCCATGCAGGG GGTgccctggctctggccctgcctgtgGGTCATGGCGTGGTGCAGTCGTTGGCCTACCACCCCACAGAGCCCTGCCTGCTGACCGCCATGGGGGGCAGCGTCCAGTGCTGGCGGGAAGAGACCTATGAGGCAGAGGATGGAGCAGGCTGA